The genomic stretch aggttccttatctggttcttgagagtaagtttgttgaatcatcaaaacataagactAAGACATTGAAAATCCATCAATTCCGATATGATTGGGTTTTCTAATTGCTTGATATATACCTCTATATGCTTCATACGacgttgttagctttcctctaactcttacttgttacttggcccttatttgccttaattgaagtgattgtcctccttattgttttgttatttcttAATTGTAAATTCCTCTATGACTACGTGCATATATGCTATGTGTACAAATTGTTGTGGTTGCCAGTGTAGTTATCACGTACCTTATATGTCTTGTTATTTTTCCAAAGGTTATTGTGCTTATTGGTTTTTCTGTGATTCTCTTGTTGTCGTATACTCATACTCTGGGTGGTAGAAATCTTTGTGATTGGATTGTtaaattgttgttgttattgattTTAAACTATGTCTGGTTGTTGATATGTTGCAGAGGAATAAGGGAGAATCGATGTTgcctggtgggatcgggttgcacgccgcaacaaggagtaataaggatagacaggtgggatcgggttgcacgcagcAACAGGAGGAATGATGGTGATATATATTGAGAAGTAATAAAGGTGGAcaggtgggattgggttgcacgccagaacaaggagtaataagggtgaatgatcatgttgttactgatatggtgatatatatactatttacttttattgtaattattacgGAGGAATAGGGGAGGATTGATGGGATCAGGATGCGCGCCGCATCAATATGCTTATGTATTCCTCTTTGACTGTACAAGTTATTCTGTGGTTTTACATTTCATTTAGGATTCGGTTATAGCTGAATACTGAGAAGACCCTGGTTCATTAATTTAAGACTTGACAATTTGTATTTCGGGTTTCACTGCGTTGTGAGGATCGGGTTATTGGCATTGAGTTGTTGACTTGCCGTTGTTCCTTGAATTCTTCCCTTGAAACTATTATTCTAGTGAATTAATTTTTAAAGTAAATTTACTACGTTGAATCATTTCCTCTTATCCTGTTAAGTTATTAGTAATATCATGATTTAAAATAAAGGAAATAGTACTATGCTGCTATATATGACTTTTAAATTTAAACTCGCCATGTATATATACACCTTCCAATAATTCAAATTTCTATAAATGTTATGTTTTATTTccattagtttctcaattaaattttctTAACCCGGAGATACTGAAtcttacttaaaaaggaatttctactaagttttaatttatttaatcctatattaaaggtaataattcatttgATGTTGGATTTTAtttgaaaagggtattttcttttttaaaataatttctaaaaataacttcatcttttcttgttgatttccaaATTAGTTTAGAAGTTGTAATCTACTTGATGTGATATAAATGAGACATTTTGAACATCTTAATTGAGTAGCATGAGGATGACGTTGTGcaaagtgagatagaaatatgtgggcacacgATGTCGTGTGTGCTAAAGGCTTGgaaattgaggttatgatatgagacatcgagttttCAGATGGTTGGAATTGTGCATCAGAAtggatgtgattgattgagttaaCATCGCCTTCCTTATTTGAGTACATTTTAATTGTATGTGTCCCAGCTgtgttggtgttaatttacttgGCTATCTTACATTACCATTCGTGTTCCCTTTTATTGTCTCTGCTATTTGTAGTTTGATTTCTCCGTGTTATCGGTATTATTTTGTTGCATTTACCATTGTCAGTTTATTACTATATCATATTTAatttattagaccagtaggtgtcttgattgtccctcgtcactaccccaccgaggttagtcttgatacttactaggcaccaCTGTGGTATGCTCATtctacacttctgtatattttttgtacaggtatttgatcggtagtagctgtgcggatcgtcgcggtggagactcaaggtaaacctgttgctgtgttcgcaggcctcggagtcaccttcgtttgtacttatttccatttgttccttttgttcTGGAATAGTgacgtatttattttgtataactactcctagaaaggattatgacttgtactaccggttttgggaattgtaatttgTTCAAAGTTATCTAATTTGAAGTTagagaatatcaatattatttCTGTAAATGCTAggtttacctagtttagagactaagtgccatcacgacaccttcggagggattttgggtcgtgacactgaaATAAACCCATAATTAAAATATGTAGTACCAAAAATTTCCTCCAAAAAATAGACTATTTTGACTTTTTATATTCTTCCGGTGAGTTCTTTGAGTTAAAGGGGTTATCGTTATCATTCAAAAGATGAACGTAGTATTGTTTCCCAACCCTTAAGGGTCGTTTGGTTGAATACAAGTTATATTGCGATTAGTTATATCAGGGTTAGTTATAAAGAAATTAGTTATCTtgatattatttcatatttgattgtTTAGTATGTTGTATAAATTTTAAGATTGTCAATTTTACTGCTTTATCTTGTGATAACTTATTACATGATTAATAACCAAACAAAGGAGAAGAAGACACTAAATTTTTATCCTAAGATTATTTTTACTTATCCATCATACCATGACGTCTCTTGGAGGTCAAGAGGGTAAAGTGTATTTAacattttttgtaaaactaacAATTTTTTCCTTGTTGTTGATATTTACTCGTTCCTATACTTCCTCTCGGGGCGAGGGTCTTTCGGCTTCTCGACCTCCCCTGGGTTCTATAGTTCTGCATATACATTACTCTCctcagacctcacttgtgggattccGTTGGATTGTTGTTATAAACCTAACAATTTTGCAAATATTAAAACTAATGTATTTTGCCATTttacttaaaattaaatcctaaaataaATGTAGCATCATGCGGTGATAAGCTTGACGTCACGATTGACAGATTACAAAAGTGGAAAAAAGCTACAGTAAACGTCGTTATTAATAATTGGATTGTAATTGACAAAGACTAAAGTAAGTCGACACGTCACTGTTCTGCTAAAAGACACTCATTTTAGTCATAGGTCAACAACGCCCAACACTTCATATTTAAGACTTAAATTCAAGATTTTTAATTAAGGGTTAAGAAGTATTTATCACTTTACAACAACATTCCCTCTCATTTATTTTCCAAGTAAAAGTCTGTTTTATTTCAAATTTCATTAATAACACTAGTGCTTTCTATTTTACGTTATTAAATTTTATTACATATGAAGTTTGGGATATTAAATTTATTTATGTCATATATGAGGCAAAAGAAGCACCTAATGCTATTTATTTTCCTTAAAATAGAAATATGCAAATGTAAGTATCTAAAGTCTCTTTAAAAATGTGTCAGCAGCACTTCATGCCTATGTCACTTATATTTATAAATTGCATTTATTGGTATTAATAATATTTCTTGGTGCGACTTCAGAGAATATGCTCTATGACCAAGTCTAACAGTTCTAGACAATATACTCGAATTTCAagtgaaaataataatatataaaacaATTAAATATTAATCTAATAAAAGATTAAAGATACAGTAACACAAAGCAAAGACCAAAGTCAGCCGCAGAGACCTAACATATTAACATGTCAGAGTATTATTTCTTCTCAATTTGCAGTAACCTTTTGACTTGGGTAAGTAAGAATTTTCACcaatatttctttcttaattaTTAAGATTAATGTTTAATACCACCAAATGATATAGTGCAGCGGATGGGATTATTCTTCTCTTAACAAGAAATCTCAAGCTCGAGCCCTAAGTATGTAAAATCTTTGGTAGGGAGCGCTTCTCCCCAATGAGGCCCTATGTAGCGCGAATCCGGATATAATCGTGCTTCAATGCGAGTTTCGAACATcgggtgggaaaccaaaaaaaagatTAAAATTTAATCATTAAACTATTCTAGAGCTGATAATTTAAAATGAAATTTACTAAGACTCCAGTCTATTTCTGAAAAAAGTATAATCTAGTGGTAATAGTTATTTGATAATATCATAAGATTATACTATGGGAAATTATTTTCAAGATCAGATCATCAGATGGGGCTAACGCGTTTTGTTGTCTGCATCTAAATTGAACTTTATTATGGATTACACCACAAGTTGGGCAGCTTTAGTGGGTCCTCTTGAACCTTTACATTACAATAAATAGGGTTTTGATTTTCAAGAATTTGAATTTTTGTAATTGTACATAGCTTTCTACTCCGTCAATTTTACTTTATATGATAATTTTCTAATCGGTTAAGAAAAATGACATTCTCATATTTAAAAGCTCTTATAAGTTTGAATTTATTCATTTTACCTATAAAATGTGCTCTTATAATCATAAAGACTAGTACATCAtgcaacaacaacgacccagtataatcctacaagtggggtctggggagggtaatatgtacgcagaccttacccctacccgaagGATAGAGAGACAGGGGCATATACAAAAGCTTTTTTTCTCACCAAAAAgaaaatactccctccgtttcaatttatgtaaacTCATTTGACTGGACACggaatttaagaaaagagagaagaccaaaaaggaaataggttcacataaattgaaatgggaGTATATGTGAAGATGAACAAGCTACCCATCAGACCTGTCTATATAAGTGTCAAAAAACTTAATTTTAATTCCATGTGTAGTTAATTGTGTCATTTGAATTGGCTTAGATTGTGTCATTTTACATTTAAGATATCGACATTGAACCATGAAAATGGAAGGATGTGACATTATGATGGGAACATCATACATGAAAATAATTCCTTCATCTCCTTAAATCAAAaagatttcaaaaaagaaaaaaaaggagattaGCTTAAACTATGAACAAGATGTTTCCCATTTTACCCTTCCCTTACTTCTCCTAATCTAAACCCTTGGGTGAAATTACAAAAAAGGGCCTGGTACATCACACTACATTGCTTTCCATGAAAGACTCAAGGGTTGGAAACCCAGAAAAAGAGCCAAAATCAAAGCCACATGAACCACCGTCAACCACCACATCAGACGGCGGAGTAGGGGCGGCGACTGACCCGATTGCTGAAGTGGGGTCCACTATCTGCTGTTGTTGAGTGACGTGGTCCAATAAGAAAGCTGACGTGTCAAGAGTTGGCAAAAAACAGCTACCATGTTGTAGCCGGTTAACAACACGCTGAGGTTCAGGTTTCAGAACATGAGCGACCGCCAGCTGCCCGTTCCCGCCGAACTGAACACCAGTCACCTGCTGCACCATATCCCGGAAATTATCCACGTCAGCAGTTATATACGTCGTCGTATTGCGCCTTGAAGCacgtgacttcctctttgatatCTTCCCGCTTACCCCAACTTTACTCCGCCGGTTCGAACCGGTTGTCTCGTTTTCAGACCCGCCCGAAACGGTCCGTCCTGATCCGGTCGAAGTCTGAACCGGGGCCGTCTCCGGCGTTTGGGTGGACAGAGATTTTTGGAGCAATTTGGTTAACGTACTTTCAGTTTCTCTGGAAAATACGTCGGAAAACCAAGAATCAGCAAAAGCTGAACGAAAAGCCCATGGCTCCATAGTCATTAAATTATCAGATGCGGCCATTTTTCAAGATTTTCAGTACAGAAAATTTCCAAAATTAACTAAAACTAGTAGGGCTAAAGCTATAAAGATTCCAACTTTGAGTAATAAAACTTGTTCTAAAGCATTTTCTTTAGGGTAGATCGACTGGGTTAGGAGTTGCAGAGTGAAGTCAAAAAAAGCAGAAGATATGAACAAGTATGAAAGGAGGAGGTAGTAATGGTTGAAGAGAGGGTATATATAACGGGGAGCTTAGAGCAGGAAGGAAGAAACCGCGTTTTTTGGGGACACGTGTCAGCTTATGTGTACGGACAGTAATGACTCGAAAG from Nicotiana sylvestris chromosome 12, ASM39365v2, whole genome shotgun sequence encodes the following:
- the LOC104249622 gene encoding calmodulin-binding protein 25-like, which produces MAASDNLMTMEPWAFRSAFADSWFSDVFSRETESTLTKLLQKSLSTQTPETAPVQTSTGSGRTVSGGSENETTGSNRRSKVGVSGKISKRKSRASRRNTTTYITADVDNFRDMVQQVTGVQFGGNGQLAVAHVLKPEPQRVVNRLQHGSCFLPTLDTSAFLLDHVTQQQQIVDPTSAIGSVAAPTPPSDVVVDGGSCGFDFGSFSGFPTLESFMESNVV